From Penicillium psychrofluorescens genome assembly, chromosome: 1, one genomic window encodes:
- a CDS encoding uncharacterized protein (ID:PFLUO_001051-T1.cds;~source:funannotate), giving the protein MAKDGDASPPKGSKDQATERLNQVSSHISPSTEKPQKIKANSQAAAFRLPADYSDVLGQIATLRAIAAKPDPNHRGYVRQKQAGKLWVRERIEQLLDPSTFQEIGSVSGTVTWEKTAPMREKPVSFVPSNNVQGAGMLRGRKVLLTADDFSIRSGHADGATAGKTVYVEKLALALRLPVIKLVDGSSGGGSVTTIRKEGWSYLPHVSPFIPMVQQLNMGIPNLGAVVGPAIGLGAARVVSCHFSVMAADIGSLFNAGPKVVEGATFEEGLDFQDLGGPMVHCTNGTIDNLAANEAECYEQLRRVLSYLPNCGSEAPPVVPSSDSEEREDIGLRTIIPRRQARMYNPRTIIQSVVDKDSWFEIGALWGRTAIGGLARLGGRPIGVISLDCEVNGGALDAAGSQKLTRLLKLCDVMNLPILQFIDVPGYAIGTVAERTATMRWGVELAKAYFSTTVPVFNLVTRRAFGVAGGVMLYCRDPVMQVAWPSGQWGSLPLDGGIEVGHRHELREAEKEGKKDERYKELEEEYLRLMNPVRTANAFGVEEIIDPKDSRRVCCAWASHVYEVLMRERLLDRANGKIRPSFA; this is encoded by the exons ATGGCGAAAGACGGCGACGCATCGCCTCCAAAAGGGAGCAAAGACCAGGCCACCGAGCGACTGAACCAGGTCTCGTCGCATATATCACCATCGACCGAAAAACCACAGAAGATAAAGGCAAACTCTCAGGCCGCAGCTTTCCGTCTCCCAGCAGATTACTCGGATGTCTTAGGCCAAATCGCCACCCTTCGCGCAATTGCGGCAAAGCCAGATCCTAACCACCGTGGTTATGTACGACAGAAACAAGCTGGAAAGCTATGGGTGCGCGAACGTATAGAGCAGCTTCTCGATCCCAGCACATTCCAAGAAATTGGTTCTGTCTCCGGAACAGTGACATGGGAGAAGACTGCGCCCATGCGAGAGAAGCCCGTTTCATTTGTACCGAGCAATAACGTTCAGGGAGCGGGTATGCTCCGGGGCAGAAAGGTTTTACTTACGGCAGACGACTTCAGTATCCGGTCGGGGCATGCAGATGGCGCGACTGCTGGGAAGACAGTCTACGTCGAGAAGTTGGCGCTCGCACTAAGGTTGCCAGTCATTAAGCTAGTGGATGGTAGCTCTGGCGGAGGCAGCGTGACGACTATCCGTAAGGAGGGGTGGAGTTATCTCCCCCATGTGTCTCCATTTATACCAATGGTACAGCAATTGAACATGGGAATTCCCAATCTCGGCGCAGTTGTTGGACCTGCT ATTGGCCTAGGCGCCGCGAGGGTAGTCTCCTGCCACTTTTCCGTCATGGCAGCAGATATCGGCTCGCTCTTCAATGCCGGTCCTAAAGTTGTGGAGGGCGCAACATTCGAAGAGGGTCTTGATTTCCAGGACTTAGGAGGACCAATGGTGCACTGCACGAACGGCACTATTGATAACCTAGCTGCCAACGAAGCCGAATGTTATGAGCAACTACGTAGGGTTTTAAGCTACCTTCCTAACTGTGGAAGCGAAGCGCCTCCCGTGGTTCCTTCTAGTGACAGCGAAGAACGTGAAGACATCGGACTACGCACCATAATCCCACGACGACAAGCCCGCATGTATAATCCACGCACTATCATTCAGTCTGTGGTCGACAAAGATTCATGGTTTGAGATTGGAGCCCTATGGGGTCGAACCGCTATTGGTGGACTCGCACGTCTTGGTGGGCGTCCTATCGGTGTGATCTCGCTCGACTGCGAAGTGAATGGCGGCGCGCTAGATGCGGCTGGTAGCCAGAAACTGACACGGCTACTAAAGCTTTGCGATGTCATGAACTTGCCTATTCTACAGTTTATCGACGTCC CTGGCTACGCCATCGGTACCGTTGCTGAGCGCACCGCCACTATGCGCTGGGGGGTGGAGCTCGCTAAGGCATATTTCAGCACTACAGTACCGGTCTTCAACCTCGTGACGCGGCGCGCGTTTGGTGTAGCCGGCGGCGTCATGCTTTATTGTCGTGATCCTGTCATGCAGGTTGCATGGCCGTCCGGGCAATGGGGCTCACTTCCTCTAGACGGGGGTATTGAAGTCGGGCATCGGCATGAGCTTCGTGAAGCtgagaaggaagggaagaaggatgaaCGCTATaaagagctggaagaggaatatCTTCGCCTAATGAATCCAGTTCGGACGGCCAATGCCTTTGGAGTGGAGGAGATTATCGACCCAAAGGATTCGAGACGTGTTTGCTGCGCTTGGGCCTCGCATGTCTACGAGGTGCTTATGCGTGAACGATTGCTGGACAGGGCCAATGGCAAAATTCGGCCTTCTTTTGCTTGA
- a CDS encoding uncharacterized protein (ID:PFLUO_001053-T1.cds;~source:funannotate) — translation MSSSSKDIGSSKKREPRSGTRKVSSLSAEQLERKRANDREAQRSIRQRNKEHIEQLEGQVATLQSQITDLRTQSERFDELLRRNTALEEENNRLKHQLAAIAGGSGFVAANETGPFRTGWRVEDAPSTAAPSIPSTGTMLSPHFSGTSHPASAGRTSSGLSASSRSSHSHEWQQIAHTRSPPLRDSSDAEFSDRLDPYVIEGQLPHQASRMVPPSMPAPSAQMSFSSNASANQQSSETSFSHHYHMSEFPQHRRANELHPPDQTHPQYLHQSRSLSVPNDLQTAQTAPPTAYQQAGPAYQHPITHPPQREQHQYAYHWVPQP, via the coding sequence ATGAGCAGCAGTAGCAAGGACATAGGCTCGTCAAAGAAGCGCGAGCCTCGCTCAGGGACCCGGAAGGTGTCATCACTCTCTGCCGAACAGCTGGAACGCAAGCGTGCGAATGATCGAGAGGCCCAGCGGTCGATCCGCCAGCGAAACAAGGAGCACATCGAGCAACTCGAGGGTCAAGTGGCCACCCTCCAGAGCCAAATCACCGATCTACGGACCCAGAGCGAGCGCTTCGATGAACTCTTACGGCGCAATACAGCCTtagaggaagagaacaacCGTCTCAAACATCAGCTCGCCGCGATCGCCGGAGGATCGGGCTTTGTTGCTGCTAATGAAACGGGTCCCTTTCGAACTGGATGGCGCGTGGAAGACGCTCCCAGCACCGCAGCCCCGAGCATCCCCTCGACCGGAACGATGCTCTCGCCGCATTTTTCGGGGACGTCGCACCCAGCATCAGCGGGGCGGACATCCTCGGGGCTATCAGCATCGAGTCGGTCATCACATTCTCACGAATGGCAGCAGATAGCCCACACGCGTTCACCACCTCTCCGTGACTCGTCCGATGCAGAATTCTCCGACCGCTTGGATCCGTATGTGATAGAAGGCCAACTACCTCATCAAGCGTCTCGCATGGTCCCGCCGTCAATGCCCGCTCCATCTGCTCAGATGAGCTTCAGCAGCAACGCTAGCGCTAACCAACAATCTTCCGAGACGTCCTTCTCGCACCACTACCACATGAGTGAGTTTCCACAACACCGACGTGCCAACGAACTCCATCCTCCAGATCAAACACATCCCCAGTACCTACATCAATCCCGGTCCTTGTCTGTACCAAATGACCTCCAAACGGCCCAGACGGCTCCTCCTACAGCCTACCAGCAGGCGGGCCCAGCGTATCAACACCCAATTACCCACCCACCACAACGCGAACAGCACCAATATGCATACCATTGGGTTCCGCAGCCTTGA
- a CDS encoding uncharacterized protein (ID:PFLUO_001050-T1.cds;~source:funannotate) yields the protein MLPSPDSRPIRRLLVPNRGEIAVRILHAARELPDPVETFALYTSDDRSHCDLARPHHVIQIPSASSYLDIPLLVNLAREHSIDAVHPGYGFLSESADFADRMWHEAGAIVIGPGWENLTRTGDKLQAKKLAEQCGVPVLKAMSHPTGDIEEARTFARHVGFPVMIKAVDGGGGRGIRLVREDKELDNSIQRAISESPSRTVFVEKAAVDGFHHIEIQVIGDGTGQVQHLWERDCSVQRRFQKVVECAPALITLKDRGLVSQVIDSALRMASEIRYRSLGTFEFLVSELRGEFFFLEVNPRLQVEHTITESISGIDLVQTQLLLAQGRSLHDLGLVSKVGAREAPPANCFSIQLRLCAEDPSNDFALSIGKVTEFTVPSGHGIRVDTNINVSGNALVVGPDFDNLLAKIIVTASTWEATVRKAQRVLVDSRIGGVKTNINLLRGIVAHGDFMAGKTDTQWLGSNLHEALHLGDSISKMLREHEGLLGPSQQSIVQGNMPSSGLLFRKGDAWSITLEPLGKSQLPEKVAHHLRLSRVLRNEFPTSLTAEIEYTTPASQTAIPYRMQLHTTSTAASALVSSSHRRGDPKNPRHVVLPMSGRLIEVLVAQREKVVENQVLAFVKQMKMELEVRSPRAGKVKWVYEMEDDEEDVAEGMLLVELENEQNGVEMRGKL from the exons ATGTTGCCATCCCCAGACTCGCGACCCATCAGACGGCTGTTGGTCCCCAACAG AGGTGAAATTGCTGTTCGCATTCTCCATGCTGCGCGGGAGTTACCCGATCCAGTCGAGACATTCGCTCTCTACACGTCAGACGACCGTTCTCATTGCGATTTAGCACGGCCGCATCATGTAATCCAAATCCCATCGGCATCGTCCTATCTTGATATACCACTTCTTGTAAATCTGGCCCGGGAGCACTCTATTGACGCCGTGCACCCGGGATATGGATTCCTTAGTGAAAGCGCCGATTTTGCGGACCGCATGTGGCACGAAGCTGGGGCTATCGTGATAGGACCAGGGTGGGAGAACCTCACCCGCACTGGAGACAAACTCCAGGCAAAAAAGCTAGCGGAGCAATGTGGTGTTCCAGTCCTAAAAGCTATGTCCCATCCCACGGGCGATATTGAAGAAGCAAGAACCTTTGCTAGACATGTTGGGTTCCCAGTTATGATCAAGGCCGTGGATGGGGGAGGCGGTCGAGGAATCCGGCTCGTGCGCGAAGACAAGGAGCTAGATAATAGCATTCAACGTGCGATTAGCGAGTCGCCGTCCCGGACAGTCTTTGTTGAGAAAGCCGCAGTAGACGGATTTCATCACATCGAGATCCAAGTCATCGGCGACGGCACAGGTCAAGTCCAACATCTGTGGGAGAGAGACTGCAGTGTTCAGCGACGATTTCagaaggtggtggaatgTGCTCCAGCATTAATAACGTTAAAAGACAGAGGTTTGGTCAGTCAAGTCATCGATTCAGCCTTGAGAATGGCAAGCGAGATTCGATATCGATCACTTGGGACTTTCGAGTTTCTTGTTAGTGAACTACGAGGAGAGTTCTTTTTCCTCGAAGTCAATCCGCGTCTTCAAGTCGAACACACCATTACAGAATCTATCAGCGGCATTGATCTAGTACAGACACAGCTCCTACTAGCTCAGGGGCGCTCGCTACATGACCTCGGTCTCGTATCTAAGGTCGGCGCAAGAGAAGCTCCACCTGCTAATTGTTTCTCTATCCAGCTCCGCCTGTGTGCTGAGGATCCAAGCAATGATTTTGCCTTGAGCATCGGCAAGGTGACTGAGTTCACTGTTCCTAGTGGACATGGTATTCGGGTAGACACGAATATCAATGTCTCCGGGAATGCACTGGTGGTTGGCCCTGATTTTGATAACCTACTGGCCAAAATCATTGTCACCGCATCTACCTGGGAAGCAACTGTCAGAAAGGCTCAACGCGTATTGGTCGACTCAAGGATAGGCGGTGTCAAGACCAACATCAATCTTTTACGAGGTATCGTGGCTCATGGCGATTTTATGGCGGGCAAAACCGATACGCAGTGGCTGGGATCGAACCTTCATGAAGCGCTTCACCTAGGGGATAGCATATCAAAGATGCTCCGAGAACATGAGGGCCTACTTGGCCCTTCGCAACAGTCGATAGTACAGGGTAACATGCCGTCTTCTGGTCTGTTATTCAGAAAAGGCGATGCATGGTCTATTACACTAGAACCGCTTGGAAAGTCCCAACTCCCGGAAAAAGTCGCACATCATTTGCGTCTTTCCCGTGTTCTACGCAATGAATTCCCCACTTCTCTCACCGCTGAGATTGAATACACGACCCCAGCCTCGCAAACCGCGATTCCTTATCGGATGCAGCTTCATACAACTTCTACTGCAGCATCGGCActcgtctcttcttcacatcgccgaggagatccaaAGAACCCGAGACATGTTGTTCTTCCTATGTCGGGCAGACTTATCGAGGTTTTGGTAGCGCAAAGAGAGAAAGTTGTTGAAAATCAGGTTCTAGCATTTGTCAAacagatgaagatggagtTGGAAGTAAGGAGTCCTCGAGCTGGCAAGGTTAAATGGGTAtatgagatggaggatgacgaagaagatgtcgcTGAAGGCATGTTACTCGTGGAATTGGAAAACGAACAGAACGGGGTGGAAATGAGAGGAAAGCTCTGA
- a CDS encoding uncharacterized protein (ID:PFLUO_001049-T1.cds;~source:funannotate) translates to MALLLFHAVMCAGVTFVENEIIKREGFDSKQSARRAFFNRAKILFDCNTEPDTFVAVQTAILMSTWYPGKEKKDPWYWAGTALSLAYSIGLHLEPDKSRFDTPQQHLRRRVWWCTFAREQKNALALGRPARTTYYGVGMLLPKDFDDEIGVSTGGHLPEVMQSLSFLEDRSMQDALAGLCIEHMKLCVSIALFLSTTFRSRQQVEGSNREDYNEYPPPSPSGRLNYCAQEFARWYREMPPNLRYEAHATTSSQYNTQHGRSLIVHKATVHVVYYVAVSALYRLKALSPSSTWCNRQDELQGASQRILRNAAWELTNVNWGLYQAGLSPFLSTTAVGSIVAAILIHLLDTKSPDETVRRAAIQGIQQCKQVLLSLRGAYGTEVEALEYLRAAERHDVSSSVSEEQQTARMRHIVAQSSRDVEQPLRDPGVEPMLMRPWNSPPTAAEIQDACGFESSPLTGGDRIFWQSCFEEAPNYDLFDFSLPHYDQVASSNGFEEFNMARMFAES, encoded by the exons ATGGCCCTTCTCCTGTTCCATGCCGTCATGTGTGCTGGAGTGACGTTTGTCGAGAACGAGATCATCAAACGAGAAGGGTTTGATTCCAAACAATCAGCTCGTCGTGCATTTTTCAATCGGGCCAAG atcctttTCGACTGCAATACGGAGCCAGACACATTCGTCGCCGTCCAGACTGCAATACTCATGAGCACTTGGTATCCGGgcaaggaaaaaaaagacccGTGGTACTGGGCAGGCACTGCACTTTCTCTGGCCTACTCGATCGGACTGCACCTGGAGCCCGATAAGTCGCGGTTCGATACACCACAGCAgcatcttcgccgccggGTGTGGTGGTGCACGTTCGCTCGCGAACAGAAGAATGCATTAGCCTTAGGGCGTCCAGCAAGGACAACCTACTATGGCGTTGGGATGCTTTTGCCCAAAGACTTTGATGATGAGATAGGTGTCTCCACCGGTGGCCATCTACCCGAAGTGATGCAATCTCTCAGTTTTCTCGAAGATCGGTCGATGCAGGATGCATTGGCTGGATTGTGTATAGAACACATGAAGCTCTGCGTCTCTATCGCTCTTTTCCTCTCAACAACCTTCAGAAGCCGCCAGCAGGTGGAAGGCAGTAATCGAGAGGATTATAACGAGTACCCacctccatcgccatctggcCGCCTTAACTACTGCGCGCAAGAATTCGCTAGGTGGTACCGTGAGATGCCTCCTAACCTCCGCTACGAAGCCCATGCCACCACGTCAAGCCAGTACAATACCCAGCATGGCCGTAGCCTGATTGTGCACAAAGCAACCGTCCATGTCGTCTACTACGTAGCAGTCAGCGCGCTATACCGCCTCAAAGCCTTATCTCCCAGCTCAACCTGGTGTAACAGACAGGACGAGCTGCAGGGTGCATCCCAGCGCATCCTCCGTAACGCCGCCTGGGAGCTAACGAACGTTAACTGGGGGCTCTATCAGGCCGGCCTATCGCCATTCTTATCTACGACGGCTGTTGGCAGCATCGTTGCGGCTATACTGATACATCTACTGGATACCAAGTCACCGGATGAGACCGTCAGACGGGCCGCTATCCAGGGTATCCAGCAGTGTAAACAGGTTTTGCTTTCTTTGAGAGGTGCTTATGGGACCGAGGTTGAAGCGCTAGAGTATCTGAGGGCAGCGGAACGGCATGATGTCAGCTCATCTGTCTCTGAGGAGCAGCAGACAGCACGTATGAGGCACATCGTAGCCCAAAGCTCAAGGGACGTCGAGCAGCCGCTACGTGATCCTGGCGTGGAGCCAATGCTGATGAGGCCGTGGAATTCGCCTCCTACAGCTGCGGAGATTCAAGATGCTTGTGGGTTCGAGTCTTCACCTCTCACCGGAGGCGACAGGATATTCTGGCAATCGTGCTTCGAGGAAGCACCCAACTACGATCTTTTCGATTTCAGCTTACCTCATTATGATCAAGTGGCCTCCTCCAATGGCTTCGAGGAGTTCAATATGGCTCGTATGTTTGCAGAGAGTTGA
- a CDS encoding uncharacterized protein (ID:PFLUO_001052-T1.cds;~source:funannotate), with amino-acid sequence MDVLPNALLGGAALTALSMYLDAKFSVSKDLAQIRGARKGQEFSKGLFEKHGQDDWSFYHIVHASHAVRATIGSDEALQFEGRSWSYNEFRQEIGRVAEALANAGVTNRTAVCLFMDNSPEFIFTWWALFKLGAIPAPINTKFKAEHIRHCASLCESSFLICTTELWGVIREAYYDCQDSVPGHRQTTIIYDAGTYASPPESLPDGAVFWEHEKFPPAKPGTDDYPKSQRPKIGPTMPVQYLFTSGTTGLPKAVCYPAGYCAMLANHGRWPGMYDIRRRFYICLPMFHGTAQVAAMPAVLMTFGTVILARRFSRREFWADIRKSNANAILYIGEMLRYLIQSPPDPRFPDEKDHDVTLAFGLGLAPTVWKAFRERFGVDWIVEYYSATEATTSLVNSTRNNAGNGKVAHWGPLMRRFGQDTFYLVKADLVSGEILRDPKTGFCIPTKTDELGEAICRINPPIQRKHNYVGDGGAEATEKKTLRDVFSKGDEFFRLGDALFMDADGYISFSDRLGDTYRVKGHNISTTEIENCLSRHPDIASVNVYAIPMNQYGYEGQLGCAAIEFHASSWDRADKILGELEHWMISSEHGIPGYAIPRFLRIIRDGANVALDQGPSHGNETERVSTIMKKVKVGLRKEGFSPVGCEDQMYWIEKEGSGYVPLVEDTAQSLRTGQFRL; translated from the exons ATGGACGTATTGCCTAACGCGTTACTGGGTGGCGCCGCCTTAACGGCGCTTTCCATGTACCTAGATGCAAAATTCTCGGTAAGCAAGGACCTGGCCCAAATTCGAGGCGCACGAAAGGGTCAAGAGTTTAGCAAGGGTCTATTTGAAAAACATGGGCAAGATGACTGGTCATTCTACCATATCGTACATGCCTCCCACGCAGTACGAGCCACAATCGGGTCGGACGAGGCGCTCCAATTCGAAGGGCGAAGCTGGTCGTACAACGAGTTTAGACAAGAGATTGGGCGTGTGGCTGAGGCTTTGGCCAATGCTGGTGTCACCAACCGAACGGCGGTGTGTCTGTTCATGGACAACTCGCCCGAGTTCATTTTCACTTGGTGGGCGTTGTTCAAACTCGGGGCCATCCCAGCCCCGATCAACACCAAGTTTAAAGCCGAGCATATCAGACACTGCGCCAGCCTTTGTGAATCCTCGTTCCTCATCTGTACCACGGAGCTTTGGGGCGTGATTCGGGAGGCATATTATGACTGTCAAGATAGCGTGCCGGGTCATCGCCAAACAACCATCATCTACGATGCGGGAACATACGCTTCTCCGCCGGAATCCTTACCGGACGGGGCTGTGTTCTGGGAACACGAAAAATTTCCTCCAGCCAAGCCTGGAACCGACGACTACCCCAAGTCCCAGCGACCTAAGATTGGCCCCACTATGCCGGTGCAGTATCTGTTTACTTCCGGAACAACTGGCCTACCCAAAGCTGTATGCTATCCCGCCGGCTATTGTGCGATGCTCGCCAACCACGGCAGATGGCCTGGCATGTATGATATACGTCGAAGATTTTATATCTGTCTGCCTATGTTCCACGGCACAGCACA GGTAGCAGCAATGCCTGCAGTGCTGATGACATTTGGCACTGTCATTCTCGCCCGCCGGTTTTCTCGCCGCGAGTTCTGGGCTGACATTCGGAAATCCAACGCGAATGCAATCCTGTATATCGGGGAAATGCTTCGATACCTCATCCAGTCCCCGCCGGACCCGCGGTTCCCAGATGAAAAGGACCATGATGTCACGTTGGCATTTGGACTAGGACTCGCACCGACTGTGTGGAAGGCATTCCGCGAGCGGTTTGGTGTGGACTGGATTGTGGAATATTATAGCGCGACGGAGGCGACGACATCACTGGTTAACTCGACCCGGAATAATGCAGGAAATGGCAAGGTCGCCCATTGGGGTCCTCTGATGAGACGATTTGGGCAAGATACATTCTATCTTGTCAAGGCAGATTTGGTCTCCGGGGAAATTCTTCGAGACCCGAAGACTGGGTTCTGTATTCCGACTAAGACAGACGAGCTCGGGGAAGCAATCTGCCGTATCAACCCTCCCATCCAGCGCAAGCATAACTATGTCGGGGACGGAGGGGCTGAAGCTACAGAAAAGAAGACGCTACGGGATGTGTTTAGCAAAGGCGACGAATTTTTCCGGCTCGGCGATGCACTATTTATGGATGCTGACGGATATATTTCGTTCTCTGATCGCCTCGGGGATACCTACCGGGTCAAGGGTCATAATATTTCCACGACGGAGATTGAGAACTGCCTCAGCCGCCATCCTGATATCGCATCGGTTAATGTCTATGCCATTCCTATGAATCAATACGGTTATGAAGGCCAACTGGGCTGTGCGGCCATTGAGTTTCATGCAAGCTCATGGGATCGAGCGGACAAAATCCTCGGCGAGCTGGAACACTGGATGATAAGCTCTGAGCACGGTATTCCAGGGTATGCCATCCCACGATTTTTGCGGATCATCCGCGACGGTGCCAATGTAGCGCTTGACCAAGGCCCCAGTCATGGAAACGAAACCGAGCGAGTGTCAACCATcatgaagaaggtcaaggttGGACTCCGCAAGGAAGGATTTTCGCCCGTTGGATGTGAAGATCAGATGTATTGGATTGAGAAAGAAGGGTCTGGGTATGTTCCGCTAGTTGAAGACACTGCGCAATCGCTCCGTACGGGGCAATTCCGGTTATAA